The Sulfitobacter sp. SK011 genome has a window encoding:
- a CDS encoding tellurite resistance TerB family protein yields the protein MSLMKTLAKVAIGVAVAKGANAMIKKGGGGSTSRAGQSGGLGGLLGGLMNQAGGNPGGSRPHGGAHSPGAGGGLEDMLGGLLGGAGGSTQRGAGGGMPGGLGGLLEQLGGGSKGGAGGLGGLLGGLASAAGAGGLLAGTDETLRRRPQRESGSFGEVLNSQFDATPEPAIEPSQDQEAAAALMLAAMIQAAKSDGTFDAAERDKLLGRLGDVDPEEAAFVNAQMKAPVDVDALAKQTPKGMGPQIYAMSLLGIDLDTQDEAKYLHKLAKAYGMKPAEVNDVHAQMGVPSLYT from the coding sequence ATGAGTTTGATGAAAACACTGGCCAAAGTGGCCATCGGTGTCGCCGTGGCCAAAGGCGCGAACGCCATGATCAAAAAGGGCGGCGGTGGCAGCACCAGCCGCGCGGGTCAATCCGGCGGTTTGGGCGGCCTGCTGGGCGGTCTGATGAATCAGGCGGGCGGCAATCCTGGCGGGTCACGCCCGCATGGTGGCGCGCACAGTCCCGGTGCCGGCGGTGGTCTTGAGGACATGTTGGGCGGCCTGCTGGGCGGTGCCGGCGGATCAACTCAACGCGGTGCCGGGGGTGGCATGCCCGGCGGGCTTGGCGGCCTATTGGAACAATTGGGCGGCGGGTCCAAAGGCGGCGCAGGCGGCCTTGGCGGATTGCTGGGCGGCCTTGCAAGTGCCGCCGGTGCCGGAGGCCTTTTGGCGGGCACCGATGAAACCCTGCGTCGCCGTCCCCAACGCGAAAGCGGCAGCTTTGGTGAAGTGCTCAATTCACAGTTTGACGCAACACCCGAGCCCGCAATCGAACCCTCGCAAGATCAGGAAGCCGCGGCCGCGCTGATGCTGGCCGCAATGATTCAGGCCGCAAAATCTGATGGCACTTTTGATGCCGCAGAGCGGGACAAACTGCTGGGCAGGCTTGGCGATGTCGATCCTGAGGAAGCCGCGTTTGTGAACGCCCAGATGAAAGCGCCCGTTGACGTCGATGCATTGGCCAAACAGACACCCAAGGGCATGGGACCGCAGATTTACGCGATGTCGCTGCTGGGCATTGATCTCGATACCCAGGACGAGGCGAAGTATCTGCATAAGCTGGCCAAGGCATATGGGATGAAACCCGCAGAGGTGAATGACGTTCACGCGCAAATGGGCGTCCCATCTCTTTACACCTGA
- a CDS encoding cupin domain-containing protein, with translation MTPDQIIAHLNLAPHPEGGHFRQTWVAENAGRPTGTCIYFLLKAGEHSHWHRVDATEIWLYHAGAPLVLSLAETDAGPAADHLLTPDLSQGAPQIIVPENHWQAARSTGDYTLVSCTVSPGFTFDGFTLAPAEMDIPR, from the coding sequence ATGACCCCAGACCAAATCATCGCCCACCTCAACCTCGCGCCGCACCCCGAAGGCGGCCATTTTCGCCAGACCTGGGTGGCCGAAAACGCGGGCCGCCCGACCGGCACCTGCATCTATTTCCTGCTTAAAGCGGGCGAGCACAGCCATTGGCACCGCGTCGATGCCACCGAGATATGGCTCTATCACGCGGGCGCACCGCTGGTCTTGTCACTGGCTGAAACCGATGCGGGCCCTGCTGCCGATCACCTGCTGACGCCCGATCTGTCGCAAGGTGCACCCCAGATCATCGTGCCGGAAAACCACTGGCAGGCCGCGCGCAGCACCGGTGATTACACGCTGGTCAGCTGCACCGTATCACCCGGCTTTACCTTTGACGGCTTCACCCTCGCGCCCGCTGAAATGGACATACCCAGATGA
- a CDS encoding DMT family transporter, whose protein sequence is MDNIRGAVLMVLAMAGFALEDMFIKLLADAVSVGQILTMLGIGGSLAFGAIVVARGEALFARTMLSYPIVLRGLGDLIGALAFVSAIVLTPLSSASAILQATPLAVTLGAAVFLGEPVGWRRWSAIFVGLIGVLLIIRPGLDSFEVLSLLALLAVFALALRDLATRRTPASITTMQLSFLGFVVIIPAGILLMIFTGSQVVALNATEWIYISAALGIGLFAYYAIVAAMRVGDVGFVTPFRYIRLVFALVIGVTVFGESPDALTLIGAAIIVASGIYTILRERKVRTST, encoded by the coding sequence ATGGACAATATACGCGGCGCTGTTTTGATGGTTTTGGCGATGGCCGGTTTCGCGCTTGAGGACATGTTCATCAAATTACTGGCTGATGCCGTGTCGGTCGGGCAGATCCTGACCATGCTGGGCATCGGCGGTTCGCTGGCCTTTGGCGCAATTGTCGTGGCCAGAGGCGAGGCATTGTTCGCCCGCACCATGTTGTCCTATCCGATTGTGTTGCGCGGATTGGGTGACCTGATTGGCGCATTGGCATTTGTTTCGGCCATTGTGCTGACCCCCCTTTCCAGCGCCTCTGCGATTCTGCAGGCAACGCCGCTGGCCGTCACCCTGGGGGCCGCGGTATTTCTGGGCGAACCTGTTGGCTGGCGCCGGTGGAGCGCGATTTTCGTGGGCCTGATCGGCGTCTTGCTGATCATCCGCCCCGGTCTGGACAGCTTTGAGGTTCTGTCGCTTTTGGCGCTGCTTGCGGTCTTTGCCCTCGCCCTGCGCGATCTGGCCACACGCAGGACGCCCGCGTCAATTACCACCATGCAGCTCAGCTTTCTGGGGTTCGTGGTGATTATTCCTGCGGGCATCTTGTTGATGATTTTCACCGGCTCACAGGTTGTGGCATTGAACGCCACCGAATGGATTTACATCAGCGCTGCCTTGGGCATCGGGCTTTTTGCCTATTACGCCATTGTTGCCGCAATGCGGGTGGGCGATGTGGGGTTTGTCACACCGTTTCGCTATATTCGACTGGTGTTCGCCCTGGTGATCGGGGTGACGGTGTTTGGAGAATCCCCCGATGCACTGACACTGATCGGGGCCGCGATCATTGTCGCATCGGGCATTTACACAATTCTGCGCGAACGCAAGGTCCGGACCAGCACCTGA
- a CDS encoding Fur family transcriptional regulator yields MSKPIIKRCEAMGLRMTGQRRIIAQVIEDADDHPDVEELFTRASALDAAISIATVYRTVKLFEEAGILDKLEFGDGRARYEDAERDHHDHLIDMHSGEVIEFVDADIEALQERIAQKLGYELRGHRLELYGVPIRK; encoded by the coding sequence ATGTCAAAACCCATCATCAAACGCTGCGAGGCCATGGGCCTGCGCATGACCGGTCAACGCCGGATCATCGCACAGGTCATCGAGGATGCCGATGATCACCCCGACGTAGAAGAGCTGTTCACCCGCGCCTCGGCTCTGGATGCGGCGATTTCGATTGCGACGGTCTATCGCACGGTAAAGCTGTTTGAAGAGGCGGGCATCCTCGACAAGCTTGAGTTTGGCGACGGCCGGGCGCGCTATGAAGACGCAGAGCGCGATCACCACGATCATCTGATCGACATGCATTCGGGCGAAGTGATCGAATTTGTCGACGCCGATATTGAGGCGTTGCAGGAGCGTATCGCGCAAAAACTGGGCTATGAGCTGCGCGGTCATCGGCTTGAGCTCTACGGCGTGCCGATCAGGAAGTGA
- a CDS encoding DEAD/DEAH box helicase: protein MSDFDMMGLPRKLVQRLHDMGLKDPTPIQKQAIPHGMNGRDVMGLAQTGTGKTAAFGVPLVAQMMAMEGRPNPRCVRGLVLAPTRELATQISVNLRDYAKGSSLQVAMVVGGQSINTQIKRLGGGVDLLVATPGRLLDLMDRRAVRLDEATFLVLDEADQMLDMGFIHDLRKIASVIPKNRQTMLFSATMPKLMNEIANTYLNSPIRIEVSPPGKAADKVTQEVHFIAKAEKTELLKELLGKHRGERALVFGRTKHGCEKLMKTLVKAGFDAASIHGNKSQGQRDRAIAGFKSGNVTILVATDVAARGLDIPDVKHVYNYDLPNVPDNYVHRIGRTARAGKDGAAIAFCAPDEMGELKAIQKTMGTAIPVASGRAWEAMEIPDKPTGRGRGRGGRPGGGGGRPNGGGGGGAAGKPNGGRNRRRGGGGGGKPGGQKAA, encoded by the coding sequence ATGAGCGATTTTGACATGATGGGCCTGCCCAGAAAACTGGTGCAACGGCTGCATGATATGGGTCTCAAAGACCCGACACCGATCCAGAAACAGGCGATCCCGCACGGTATGAATGGCCGAGATGTGATGGGTCTGGCCCAAACCGGTACCGGTAAGACGGCCGCCTTTGGTGTGCCTCTGGTGGCCCAGATGATGGCCATGGAAGGCCGCCCGAACCCGCGCTGTGTGCGTGGATTGGTTCTGGCCCCAACCCGCGAACTGGCCACCCAGATTTCCGTGAACCTGCGCGACTATGCCAAGGGATCATCCCTGCAGGTTGCGATGGTCGTTGGTGGACAGTCGATCAATACGCAGATCAAGCGGTTGGGCGGCGGTGTTGACCTTTTGGTCGCAACACCGGGCCGATTGCTGGACCTGATGGACCGCCGCGCCGTGCGTCTGGACGAAGCGACATTTCTGGTTCTCGACGAGGCCGATCAGATGCTCGACATGGGTTTCATCCATGACCTGCGCAAGATCGCGTCTGTCATCCCCAAGAACCGCCAGACCATGCTGTTCTCGGCGACAATGCCCAAGTTGATGAACGAGATTGCCAACACCTATCTGAATAGCCCGATCCGCATTGAAGTCTCGCCTCCGGGCAAGGCGGCGGACAAGGTGACGCAAGAGGTGCACTTTATCGCCAAGGCGGAAAAGACCGAACTGCTTAAGGAGCTGTTGGGCAAGCACCGCGGCGAACGGGCGCTGGTGTTTGGCCGTACCAAACACGGCTGTGAAAAACTGATGAAAACGCTGGTCAAGGCGGGCTTTGATGCGGCGTCTATCCACGGCAACAAAAGCCAGGGTCAGCGGGACCGCGCGATTGCCGGGTTCAAATCCGGGAATGTGACGATTCTGGTGGCCACGGATGTGGCGGCAAGGGGGCTCGATATCCCGGATGTGAAACACGTTTATAACTACGACCTGCCGAATGTGCCTGATAATTACGTCCACCGCATTGGCCGCACTGCGCGGGCGGGCAAGGATGGGGCAGCAATTGCATTTTGTGCGCCCGATGAAATGGGCGAATTGAAAGCGATCCAAAAGACAATGGGCACTGCGATCCCCGTGGCCTCTGGCCGCGCGTGGGAGGCGATGGAAATCCCCGACAAGCCCACGGGCCGTGGTCGCGGGCGCGGTGGTCGTCCGGGCGGCGGCGGCGGTCGTCCGAATGGCGGCGGCGGCGGTGGCGCTGCTGGCAAGCCGAACGGGGGGCGTAACCGCCGTCGGGGTGGCGGTGGTGGTGGCAAGCCCGGTGGGCAAAAGGCCGCGTAA
- a CDS encoding GNAT family N-acetyltransferase, with translation MAEQVTIRPATTAADLAAVRSLCWDYRNYLLSMQGVSEEVTDAFRPASKYEALMENLPILHARPKGIIMLATDPTGTPVACGMSHPLDGQTSEIKRVFVADAARGQNVAHQLCTSLIAQAHKDGFSRVVLDTHRLLHAAQRLYEKLGFSRRGPYQPMPDNVLPELVFFEKHLAPAMAPK, from the coding sequence GTGGCTGAACAAGTTACCATTCGCCCCGCGACCACCGCTGCCGATCTGGCAGCGGTGCGTAGCCTGTGCTGGGACTACCGGAACTATTTGTTGTCCATGCAGGGCGTAAGCGAAGAAGTTACCGATGCCTTTCGCCCTGCCTCAAAATACGAGGCGTTGATGGAAAACCTGCCGATCCTGCACGCCCGCCCCAAGGGTATCATCATGCTTGCGACCGACCCTACAGGTACGCCAGTAGCATGCGGCATGAGCCACCCACTGGATGGACAAACATCTGAAATAAAACGTGTTTTTGTGGCTGATGCAGCCCGTGGACAAAATGTTGCGCACCAGCTTTGCACTTCATTGATTGCCCAAGCACATAAGGACGGGTTTTCCCGCGTCGTATTGGACACCCATAGATTACTTCACGCCGCGCAACGCTTGTATGAAAAGCTGGGGTTCAGTCGCCGAGGCCCTTACCAGCCGATGCCAGACAATGTCCTGCCTGAATTGGTGTTTTTTGAAAAACATCTTGCGCCTGCCATGGCACCGAAATGA
- a CDS encoding AbrB family transcriptional regulator, giving the protein MRSPNLSLSLRETLLTICVGAVGAALAWALSVPVYMLLGPVVAVSLSSLAGLRTAIDLRLRDACFVVIGLAVGAGFDTDALGAMLRWPLAFVFMAVIIWLIMAICRAMLVRFFGFDARSALLASAPGHLSFVIAMASSTGSDVARISITQSVRLLALTLVVPFVAVAMGVELSGNIAPQGEPVALVQLVIMIVLAIVVGLLFQRVSVPAPLLLGAMVVSAIGHLSDLAPGVMPQWIILPAYLVLGSLIGTRFSGVTPARFAGGLGAGVAITLVAVGLAGLGALPVAWALNMPLAHVLVAFAPGGLETMIAMGAVLGVIPGFVAACHIARLLVLSVLLPWMLGRR; this is encoded by the coding sequence ATGAGATCGCCGAACCTATCCCTGTCGCTCCGCGAAACTTTGCTGACAATCTGCGTTGGGGCTGTGGGGGCCGCACTGGCTTGGGCGTTGTCGGTGCCGGTTTACATGTTGTTGGGGCCGGTTGTTGCGGTCAGTCTTTCCAGCCTCGCCGGCCTGCGCACCGCCATTGACCTGCGGCTGCGCGATGCGTGCTTTGTGGTGATCGGGCTTGCGGTCGGGGCCGGTTTTGACACCGATGCTCTGGGTGCCATGCTGCGCTGGCCACTCGCGTTTGTGTTCATGGCAGTGATCATTTGGCTGATCATGGCCATTTGCCGTGCGATGCTGGTGCGGTTCTTTGGGTTTGATGCGCGGTCGGCGCTTCTGGCGTCTGCGCCCGGGCATCTGAGCTTTGTGATTGCGATGGCCAGCAGCACCGGATCGGACGTGGCGCGCATTTCGATCACCCAATCGGTCAGGTTGCTGGCTCTGACGCTGGTCGTGCCCTTTGTGGCCGTCGCGATGGGGGTGGAGTTGTCAGGCAACATTGCCCCTCAGGGCGAGCCTGTCGCGCTCGTTCAATTGGTGATCATGATTGTGCTGGCCATCGTGGTCGGGCTGCTGTTTCAGCGCGTGTCGGTGCCGGCACCGCTGCTTTTGGGCGCGATGGTTGTGTCTGCCATCGGGCATCTGAGCGACCTTGCGCCGGGGGTCATGCCCCAGTGGATCATCCTGCCTGCCTATCTGGTTTTGGGATCCTTGATCGGGACCCGGTTCAGCGGGGTCACGCCGGCGCGTTTTGCTGGTGGCCTGGGTGCGGGTGTCGCAATCACGCTGGTTGCTGTGGGGCTGGCGGGGTTGGGGGCCTTGCCGGTTGCCTGGGCCCTGAACATGCCACTTGCGCATGTTTTGGTTGCTTTCGCCCCCGGCGGATTAGAGACGATGATCGCGATGGGCGCTGTTTTAGGGGTCATCCCGGGATTTGTCGCGGCCTGTCACATTGCCCGGTTGCTGGTGCTCAGCGTGCTGTTGCCGTGGATGCTGGGGCGGCGCTAG
- a CDS encoding N-acetyltransferase codes for MSAALTLAKPEHLNSLTALVAAFHAEENITMSDEALTAGISPLLDGIPHGAAYLIGPPRAPIGYVVITFGWSVEFGGLDAIIDELYIRPGVRGRGIASEALIALPRALAGGGLRAIHLEVDRDNAAAVKLYRRAGFRERDRYMFMSKTL; via the coding sequence ATGAGCGCCGCCCTGACCCTCGCCAAACCCGAACATCTGAACAGTTTGACGGCACTTGTTGCTGCGTTTCATGCCGAAGAAAACATCACGATGTCAGATGAGGCGCTGACGGCGGGCATCTCGCCCCTGCTGGATGGCATTCCGCACGGGGCGGCCTATCTGATCGGACCGCCGCGCGCACCCATCGGCTATGTCGTGATCACGTTCGGCTGGTCGGTGGAATTTGGCGGTCTCGATGCCATCATTGACGAACTTTACATCCGCCCCGGCGTGCGCGGGCGCGGCATTGCGTCAGAGGCATTGATTGCCCTGCCCCGCGCCCTGGCAGGCGGCGGATTGCGGGCCATTCATCTGGAGGTGGACCGCGACAATGCAGCAGCGGTCAAGCTTTACCGCCGCGCCGGATTTCGCGAGCGTGATCGCTATATGTTCATGTCAAAGACCCTTTGA
- a CDS encoding DMT family transporter, whose protein sequence is MERKAHIDLFGAAALIAFAFNLAFNQVVIKVTAGGFNPVFAAGLRSAGAVVVLLIWMRLRGVSLHVPRDAWTAGLVAGLLFALEFTCLFVALDITTVSRASVIFYSMPVWLALIAHYLLPGESLTRLKGVGLLLAMAGVALALSNRSGGEVSWTGDLLALTSAFCWAGIVLCVRITPLSRVPPAQQLMFQVAVSAPIMLLFAPLLGPLIRDLQPIHLAGMLFQIIAVASLGFLVWFWLMSIYPASSVASFSFLSPVFSVLLGWLLLSEDVAPSVWGALVLVASGIYLINRRPKPTA, encoded by the coding sequence ATGGAGCGCAAAGCACACATTGATCTTTTTGGCGCTGCTGCGCTGATCGCCTTTGCCTTCAATCTCGCTTTTAATCAGGTCGTCATCAAGGTCACTGCGGGTGGGTTCAACCCGGTATTTGCTGCCGGCTTGCGGTCGGCGGGGGCTGTTGTGGTCTTGCTAATCTGGATGCGGTTGCGCGGGGTCAGCTTGCATGTGCCGCGCGACGCCTGGACGGCGGGACTGGTTGCCGGGCTGCTTTTTGCGCTTGAATTTACCTGTTTGTTTGTAGCGCTTGATATCACCACCGTCAGCCGGGCCTCGGTGATTTTTTATTCCATGCCGGTGTGGCTGGCCCTGATCGCGCATTATCTGTTGCCGGGCGAAAGCCTGACCCGTCTCAAAGGGGTGGGGCTGTTGCTGGCCATGGCGGGCGTTGCGCTGGCGCTGAGCAATCGAAGCGGTGGTGAGGTGAGTTGGACCGGAGATTTGCTGGCGCTGACATCGGCGTTTTGCTGGGCCGGGATTGTTCTGTGTGTGCGGATCACCCCGCTGTCCCGGGTGCCGCCCGCGCAGCAATTGATGTTTCAGGTGGCTGTGTCGGCCCCGATCATGTTGCTGTTTGCACCGCTTCTTGGCCCCCTGATCCGTGATCTGCAACCGATCCATCTGGCAGGAATGTTGTTTCAAATCATCGCGGTGGCAAGCCTTGGCTTTTTGGTGTGGTTTTGGCTGATGTCGATCTATCCAGCGTCCTCGGTCGCCTCGTTCAGCTTTTTATCCCCGGTGTTTTCCGTGCTTTTGGGCTGGTTGTTGTTGTCAGAGGATGTAGCGCCGTCGGTTTGGGGCGCGCTGGTGCTGGTGGCCAGCGGCATTTACCTGATCAACCGCAGGCCCAAACCTACGGCCTGA
- a CDS encoding YdiU family protein, whose translation MLIPFDNSYATLPDGFFTRLNPTPVKTPQVLAFNDGLAQVLGIEVGDLAEVAQVFSGNQIADGAAPLAQLYAGHQFGNFNPQLGDGRAILLGEVIDKSGTRRDIQLKGSGPTPYSRSGDGRAWVGPVLREYVVSEAMHALGIPTTRALAAISTGEPIFREQGALPGAILTRVAQSHLRVGTFQVFAHRGQTENLKTLTHYAIKRHYPDSKDAMDLLRAVCAAQAELVASWMSVGFIHGVMNTDNCSIAGETIDYGPCAFMDAFHSGRVFSSIDQQGRYAFGNQPNIVIWNMAQLATSLLQQMDDKDAAVAQATEIVHAMPAQVEAAWLRRFAPKIGISDPQPDDVALIENLLNLMQTDGADFTNAFRALATATAQDQFTNRDAFQGWTEIWQQRIAKEPDPTGLMNATNPAVIPRNHRMEQMIEAAVAGDMAPFERLMKALSTPFSDTDTDLHRPPTQSEIVPATFCGT comes from the coding sequence ATGCTGATCCCTTTCGACAACAGCTATGCTACTTTGCCAGACGGGTTTTTCACCCGGCTGAACCCAACACCGGTGAAAACGCCACAGGTTTTGGCCTTTAACGACGGGTTGGCGCAGGTGCTGGGCATTGAGGTGGGCGATCTGGCCGAGGTGGCGCAGGTGTTTTCTGGCAATCAAATCGCTGACGGCGCGGCCCCCTTGGCGCAGCTTTATGCGGGCCATCAATTCGGCAACTTCAATCCGCAATTGGGCGACGGCCGCGCCATTCTGTTGGGCGAAGTGATCGATAAAAGCGGCACCCGCCGCGATATCCAGCTGAAAGGGTCTGGCCCTACCCCCTATTCGCGCAGTGGCGATGGCCGCGCCTGGGTTGGCCCTGTGTTGCGCGAATACGTGGTCAGCGAAGCGATGCATGCACTTGGCATCCCCACCACCCGCGCGCTGGCCGCCATCAGCACAGGCGAGCCGATTTTCCGCGAACAGGGCGCGCTGCCCGGTGCGATATTGACCCGCGTGGCGCAAAGCCACCTGCGGGTCGGTACGTTTCAGGTCTTTGCCCATCGCGGCCAGACCGAAAACCTCAAAACCCTCACTCATTACGCGATAAAGCGCCATTACCCGGATTCAAAAGATGCGATGGACCTGCTGCGCGCCGTTTGTGCGGCCCAGGCTGAACTGGTCGCTTCATGGATGTCCGTGGGGTTTATTCACGGCGTGATGAACACCGATAACTGCAGCATTGCGGGCGAAACCATCGACTATGGCCCCTGCGCTTTTATGGATGCATTTCACAGTGGCCGGGTGTTCAGCTCTATCGATCAGCAGGGCCGCTATGCCTTTGGCAATCAACCCAATATCGTGATCTGGAACATGGCGCAGCTTGCCACCAGCCTGCTGCAACAGATGGATGACAAAGACGCAGCAGTCGCGCAGGCAACCGAGATTGTGCACGCCATGCCTGCACAGGTTGAGGCCGCCTGGCTGCGCCGTTTTGCACCCAAGATCGGCATTTCAGACCCGCAGCCAGATGATGTTGCGCTGATCGAAAACCTGCTCAACCTGATGCAGACAGACGGCGCTGATTTCACCAATGCCTTCCGCGCCTTGGCCACGGCCACGGCGCAAGATCAGTTCACCAACCGCGACGCGTTTCAGGGCTGGACCGAAATCTGGCAACAGCGCATCGCCAAAGAACCGGACCCGACGGGTTTGATGAATGCCACAAACCCTGCGGTCATCCCGCGCAATCATCGCATGGAACAGATGATCGAAGCCGCGGTTGCGGGCGACATGGCCCCGTTTGAGCGGTTGATGAAGGCGCTATCGACACCCTTCAGCGATACCGATACCGATCTGCACCGCCCACCGACACAAAGCGAAATTGTGCCCGCGACATTCTGCGGCACCTGA
- the eno gene encoding phosphopyruvate hydratase, whose amino-acid sequence MSTIIDIHAREILDSRGNPTVEVDVILEDGTMGRAAVPSGASTGAYEAVERRDGDKARYMGKGVLEACASVNGEIAEALVGIDATEQVEIDEIMIELDGTDNKSRLGANAILGVSLAAAKAAADYCTQPLYRYVGGTSARVLPVPMMNIINGGEHADNPIDIQEFMIMPVAAENIREAVRMGAEVFHTLKKELSAAGLSTGIGDEGGFAPNISSTRDALDFVLKSIEKAGYKPGEDMYLAMDCAATEYYKNGRYELAGEGKSLSSEENVDYLAALVADYPIISIEDGMSEDDWDGWKALTDKLGGKIQLVGDDLFVTNPERLAMGIERGSANSMLVKVNQIGSLTETLKAVDMAHRAGFTNVMSHRSGETEDATIADLAVATNCGQIKTGSLARSDRLAKYNQLIRIEEMLGETAEYAGRSILRG is encoded by the coding sequence ATGAGCACAATCATCGACATTCACGCCCGCGAAATCCTTGACAGCCGGGGCAATCCGACGGTCGAGGTTGACGTGATCCTCGAAGACGGCACCATGGGCCGGGCCGCCGTGCCATCAGGGGCCTCAACCGGCGCATATGAAGCGGTCGAGCGTCGCGACGGGGACAAAGCACGCTACATGGGCAAAGGCGTGCTTGAGGCCTGTGCATCTGTGAACGGTGAGATCGCCGAGGCACTGGTCGGCATCGACGCCACGGAACAGGTCGAAATCGACGAGATCATGATCGAACTTGACGGCACTGACAACAAATCACGCCTTGGGGCCAACGCCATTCTGGGCGTATCGCTTGCTGCGGCCAAAGCGGCGGCAGATTACTGCACCCAGCCCCTTTATCGCTATGTCGGCGGCACGTCTGCACGGGTTTTGCCGGTGCCAATGATGAACATCATCAATGGCGGTGAACATGCCGACAACCCGATCGACATTCAGGAATTCATGATCATGCCCGTGGCTGCGGAAAACATCCGCGAAGCCGTGCGCATGGGGGCCGAAGTCTTTCACACGTTGAAAAAGGAACTCTCTGCAGCGGGTCTGTCCACGGGCATCGGCGATGAGGGTGGCTTTGCCCCCAATATCTCATCCACCCGCGATGCCTTGGATTTTGTGCTGAAATCCATTGAAAAAGCAGGCTACAAACCCGGGGAAGATATGTATCTGGCGATGGATTGTGCCGCGACAGAATACTACAAGAACGGCCGCTATGAGCTTGCTGGCGAAGGAAAATCCCTGAGCAGCGAAGAAAATGTCGACTATCTGGCCGCACTGGTCGCCGATTACCCGATCATCTCAATCGAAGACGGGATGTCCGAGGATGACTGGGACGGCTGGAAGGCGTTGACGGACAAACTGGGTGGTAAAATCCAACTGGTCGGCGATGATCTGTTTGTCACCAACCCTGAACGCCTTGCCATGGGCATTGAACGCGGTAGCGCCAATTCGATGCTGGTAAAAGTCAATCAAATCGGCAGCTTGACGGAGACACTTAAAGCGGTGGACATGGCGCATCGAGCGGGCTTTACCAATGTAATGTCGCACCGTTCGGGTGAAACCGAGGATGCCACGATTGCCGATCTGGCGGTCGCAACAAACTGCGGGCAGATCAAGACCGGATCGCTTGCGCGGTCGGACCGGCTGGCAAAATACAATCAGTTGATCCGGATCGAGGAAATGCTCGGTGAAACTGCCGAATACGCCGGCCGTTCGATCCTGCGTGGCTGA
- a CDS encoding NYN domain-containing protein, translating to MPDRDRPLLAVLIDADNVRARDAAKIMREIAAIGEPALRRVYGDWSSEHLKGWREPIHALGLVAHQETANSRGKNATDIGLVIHAMDILHSGKFDAFVIVSSDSDFTALVNRLREDGLTVIGIGEEKTNPALRNVYNRFILVENLKDEEDSNDTAAKPKPKADMNHAYQLIRTAIERCDTEDDWVALGPLGVNLMAAHPDFDTRSYGFAKLSSLIKAMPKLEFANKDNRPMVRPKT from the coding sequence ATGCCTGACCGTGACCGCCCATTGCTTGCCGTGCTGATCGACGCCGACAATGTACGCGCACGAGATGCGGCCAAAATCATGCGCGAAATCGCCGCTATTGGCGAACCTGCGCTGCGGCGTGTCTATGGTGATTGGTCCAGCGAACATCTGAAAGGCTGGCGGGAGCCGATACATGCTCTTGGTCTCGTTGCCCATCAGGAAACTGCCAATTCGAGAGGCAAGAACGCAACTGACATCGGCCTTGTTATTCATGCGATGGACATCCTGCACTCAGGCAAATTTGACGCTTTTGTCATCGTGTCGTCCGACAGCGATTTCACAGCACTTGTGAACCGATTGCGTGAGGACGGACTAACTGTCATTGGCATTGGCGAGGAAAAGACCAACCCGGCCCTGCGAAACGTCTATAACCGTTTCATTCTGGTCGAAAACCTCAAAGACGAAGAGGACAGCAACGATACCGCTGCCAAGCCCAAACCGAAAGCTGACATGAATCATGCGTATCAGTTGATCCGGACTGCAATTGAGCGTTGTGATACAGAAGACGACTGGGTAGCGCTTGGTCCGCTAGGTGTAAACTTGATGGCAGCACACCCCGACTTTGACACCCGCAGCTATGGATTTGCCAAGCTCAGCAGTCTGATCAAAGCGATGCCAAAGCTGGAGTTTGCCAACAAAGACAACCGCCCGATGGTTCGGCCAAAGACCTAG